A window from Mya arenaria isolate MELC-2E11 chromosome 9, ASM2691426v1 encodes these proteins:
- the LOC128246286 gene encoding acetylcholine receptor subunit beta-type lev-1-like: protein MLLKETTTSQPTTPPSTTKTLIKQSTTNAPITSTTQAPVLQGARRTEFEVAKLLYRRLLKNYDHRVRPIQNQTHPVYVNTKFVPLTLIDFDTYEQRFSMLGYFKIRWTDEQMMWRPRYNRYIDNVRVATAELWTPNVVIHKSFDGHGGVGSPETDILRISWNGFVQWVPDATYSVVCDVDIQYFPFDEQTCTITYYAADETVDTVELDHYLGTDMSEYSENPSWLIVGAFRKRYVKNNNWHIDVEFRLQRRANFATFTLITPLMMLAFLNICVFLVPVNSGEKGSFSVTIFLSYGIFFTVISDTLLQNSLQISFFVLLIVVLLCLSVISVFYTVIQAKLVSAIGSKQCPITCLRKLQRLNVVKVTPIEHYIETGKHDPEDESYTWKDFLEQLDTFLFVSFLISILLIIAIFFSILMRHVATGDNTFDTDPVTTTRTTPITTLLR from the exons ATGTTATTGAAGGAAACGACGACATCTCAGCCAACGACCCCTCCAAGCACTACGAAAACTTTGATTAAGCAATCGACAACTAACGCACCAATTACATCTACAACCCAAGCACCAGTCTTACAAGGAGCTCGACGCACTGAATTTGAAGTTGCTAAATTATTATACAGAAGGTTGCTTAAGAACTATGATCACAGAGTAAGACCAATCCAGAATCAAACACACCCAGTGTACGTGAATACCAAGTTTGTACCGCTTACTTTGATTGACTTTGACACGTACGAGCAAAGGTTTTCTATGTTAGGCTACTTCAAAATCCGTTGGACGGATGAGCAGATGATGTGGCGACCTAGATACAATAGGTACATAGACAACGTGAGAGTCGCTACTGCAGAACTCTGGACTCCAAATGTCGTCATTCACAAG TCCTTTGACGGGCACGGGGGCGTCGGCAGCCCTGAAACTGATATTTTGAGGATTTCTTGGAACGGATTTGTCCAGTGGGTCCCAGACGCTACATACTC AGTCGTGTGTGACGTCGATATACAGTATTTTCCCTTTGATGAACAAACATGTACGATAACGTACTACGCTGCTGATGAAACGGTGGACACTGTAGAACTTGACCATTACCTTGGTACCGACATGTCTGAGTATTCAGAAAATCCTTCCTGGCTCATTGTGGGAGCCTTCCGCAAGCGATATGTCAAGAACAATAATTGGCACATAGATGTAGAGTTCCGCCTTCAGAGGCGTGCCAACTTTGCGACGTTTACGTTGATCACTCCTCTGATGATGTTGGCTTTCCTGAACATATGTGTCTTTCTTGTGCCAGTTAATTCGGGTGAGAAAGGGTCTTTCTCGGTTACGATATTCTTATCCTACGGAATCTTCTTTACGGTGATCAGTGACACACTTCTCCAAAACTCTttgcaaatttctttttttgtccTGCTTATTGTCGTATTGCTTTGTCTAAGTGTGATCTCAGTCTTCTACACAGTTATTCAAGCAAAGCTCGTTTCAGCAATTGGCTCCAAGCAATGTCCTATCACATGCCTCCGCAAACTACAACGGCTGAATGTCGTCAAGGTAACACCCATTGAACACTACATTGAGACTGGCAAACATGATCCCGAGGATGAGTCCTACACATGGAAAGATTTTCTTGAACAGCTTGACACATTTCTCTTCGTTTCATTTCTGATCAGTATTCTCTTGATTATTGCTATATTTTTCTCCATCCTTATGCGTCACGTTGCAACCGGCGATAACACGTTTGATACCGACCCCGTAACGACCACGCGGACAACTCCAATCACAACTTTGCTTCgataa